Within the Natranaeroarchaeum sulfidigenes genome, the region CGACACTCATACGGCCAATCAAGTCCGGCCTCCATCCAGCACCTCTCGTAGTGCGGACGAGTGATGGGACTTTCCAGTCCTTGTTGAGCGTGTCCCAGTCGGATGGCGTGACTTCGACTTTGGGCTTGCCGAGCTCTTGAGCGATGTGTGCTTTCCAGCGATCTCGGTCCTCTGGGCTGAGGTTGTTGTAGCTCGGCACACTCTTGTAGGTGAGAGAAGTCTGCCAAAGCTGTTGGAGTTCGGACTTTCGGAATGGATCTGCGTTCTCCGTTGCCGGTTCGTCATGGAATCTCGTCTCTGGGTCCCAGTCGATGCCCTGGAACTCGAACCAGTTGACTATGACATCGTTGATCTTCCGCTTGCTCCCCTCCGCGTATCGCCCTCCATCCATGCGACGAAACGAGTCCTCAGCGAGAGCCTCGTTGACGATGTCTGCGTCCTCGGTTGTGAATTCGGTCGTGATTGTCTCATTGTTCCAGACCCACTTCATGACGCGATGGAATCTGGAGATACGTTCGTTGACTTTGCTGTATCCGAGCCCTTTCTTCGGATTCTTGCCCTCTGTCTCCAGATACTGCTTAAACCGACTCAACACCGCAGAGTAGATATCCTGCTGCCGACTGTTGAGCGGCTTAAACTGCTCGTCTACTAAGATTTGGTCTTCTGATCTCCCCCGACTACTCATTTTGACTGAACAGGCATATGACCCTATTTAAAATAAAACTCTGGCTTGTAGGGAAAATCAGAGTTTGTGCCTCACCTCAACACGGCTCTGAAGTACGGTTCTAGCACCTCTACTACCAGATACCATTCTTCGGGGAAGTGCATGTCAAACGAAGCTGAAAATGTCGAAACAACGCTTTCCTCGGAGAAGTCCAGTAACGATTTTTCAATTATTCAGTGACCGCAGCGGGTTCCCATGACATATACCGTGACTCGGGTCTACTACTACAACCTCGTAAGAACAATATTCGCGGCAACTATCTCGTTACTCAAACCTCCTGAATTAGACGGTGTGTTTTAACTACGACTTTCGAGGATTAGGTTCGCTCATACGCTATCTCCTGTAATGCTTCGTTAAATATCTCCCCGACCTCTTGATGGTCTGTAAGCGCTTGCGCCAGCGTTCGGTAATAGCCCTCGCCGCCCTCCCAGTCGAACGGGTATGTCGTGATCGTGAACCGTGTGTACTTGCGATCGTCCCGCTCTGGTAGTCGAATCGTAGTTCCTTTGCGTTGCTCAATGTCTGCAGCCATCTCTTCGAGCCGTGTGCGGACCCCGTCACTGTAGAGGTAATCCTGAAATTTCGTTCGTAAGTCCTCGTTGGCACCCGTCAACTGTGTCTTGAATTTGAGCTGGTTGCTGGCGATTTGGTCCAAACTGATCACGTGCTGGAAGTACGGACGCAGCGAGTGGCTACTACTCACGTCTTCTCCCGGTTCGACATCAGCGATGGGCCACGTTTGCTTATAGAAGGAGAGTTTCTTACCACCGGTGTGATAGTGCCAATTGTCGTCCCACCCCGCTGGCGCATACGGTTCGAATCGTTGGGGCCAATTCTCTTGATGACTCTCCACTACAGATTCGAACGCTTCCCTCACGTCGCTGATCGAATCGTGATACTCAATCGCCAATTCGACTTTCTCCTGTTGGTTTGCTTCGTGCTGTGTCATACTGGTCTCACTTCGAACGGTGTTTAGAAAATCGGTGAACTGTGCATAACTCTGAAGCGGTTGCTCTCTGACCCCTGTTTGCGTCAGTGGCTGGAACGCAGCAATGAGTGTGGTCCAGTCGAGATTCACGAACGCGTCTGCATCCGCTGTGCTTCTGTCCGGTGCTAAATAAACGTAGAACCTATTCGCTTCGTCGAACGTACTTTTTAGCGTCTCCCCAATGTAGTCATCTTCGACATATCGGTTCGTCTGATTTGTTCCCTCTCGTGACCGAACTTTCATCTCAATCCAGATGAACCACTCCTGTTCGTACGTGATGATGATATCCGCACGATTGTCGTTCGGAGTCACCACTTCCCGCTGGACATCGACCTCGTCGACGGCGTACCGATCAAAATGAAACCCATCGCAGCGCTCCTCAACCAACTCAAGGAACTGCAGGAGTACAGCCTCATCGAAGCCGTGCGGTTCTTTCGAATCGAGGAAATATCGCAGGAGTCGATTCCAGTGATCCTCATCGTAGTGCTTCTCAAGTATTTCGAGCGTGGTCTTCGGCGGCGCACTTACCTGTTCGATATTCGAATAGAGAGCGTCGAACTCGGCCAATACCCGACGGAGCTCGTCAACGGCCATGTCACTGCTTGTGATACCTCGCATAAATAAGTCCGCGAAACAGGCCAGTGCTCACATAGCAGTTACTGCATCAGTGACCACCTGAGCTCACGGATAGGGTTATTGTGTGAGCACTCTGTACTGTCCAATTGTCGCTTTCTCTCTCGACTGTTCGTCGGTATTAGCGAATAGAATCTGAGTAACCGTTTGTGAAGTAATATACAAGCGCTTTTTATTATTTATAATAAATAGTAACGTATGTCGAGCGAAAATGAGCATGACCACATTCGTTCCGTTCTTGAGCTACTCGCTGAGGAGGAGGAAACTGTTGAGGACGTGGAAGACTGGGACGACCAGTTTTATGTGAAGATTAACGGAGGGAAGAACGAAGCACAGCGCATCGTCAGTGCGATCAGAGAGAGCGGGCTAGTTGACGGTGGTTACGTGGCTGAAACGTATCCCGATCCGGACTCGAAGGATGCCATAGGTGTTCGAGTCCTAACTGAAACACTGAGAGAAACCGAAGAAGAGGCGTTAGAGACAATTAACAACGCTTTGGAGAAGTACGAGAACTAACAGGCTGTACGTGACGTGGTCCCACGACTAAACTTGTGGGCTTCCCACCCGGTGTTGGTCGGGCAGGTCAATCCTGAAGCTTGGGAATCTAAGCTTTGTGATCGACTGCATTGGCTCCGCTACGAAGCCGGTACTCGTACCCCGTGTTGGGCTTCGAGGTATCTTGTTGTATGTCGGTCGACGCGGTCGACTCACTGTTTTACTTTCGTTTTCACCGTGGCAAACACCGATTCAACTGCCAGCTTTCCGTGCACAAGACATCCTATAAACGGTTGACCAATAAGAGGTCCAATCCGCGAGTTGCTCTGTGATGCAGCATGTAGTGACTACTCTCACAAACGGACAAGAGGAGGAACAAATGCATAGAAGCACACAAAGATCGTTATCACAAGGAATGGAAACTCCAACGAGTCGCCTTGGATGATAAGTCCTGTAGTAATAACTGCAAGTGCTAATCCAATGATAGCAGTGCGAATCGCACGTAAATGAGCGAAGAGGTTCGAACTCTCATGGTCAGACATACACAATACGTAGTATGGCCTTCGTGTATGTTTTTATTATTCCTCCTGACGATACGTAATTTGCCTATATTGACCGATCGGAATAACTGGCTTTCCAGTGGAATACTCGTACAAGACTCGCGCATTTCATCTTGCGCGACGACCGAAACCGATCTCCATTTGAGGATTTCAACAGAGCCGCTACCCCTTGTCTGCGTACTCAGTCTTCCCGAAGTCGATATCCCCAGTCGCGGAGTTCATCGGCGACTTCATCGGGATGATTTGCACCCACACGAACCAAGGCTTCTCGAACATCAGTAAGGGGGACATCAGTCCCGAGTTCATCCTCGATAGCATGTCGGGCATCCTTCTCAGTCTCTTGTGTAGCCTCGCGCAAAAAGTACTGAATCATTTTTCGACTGTCCTTGACGCTGTGTCTCGCAAAAATGTATGGCAGTGTATCACGGTTCTGTCCTGAGCCGGTGGCCTGTGATTGCTTATTTGCTGTCGAGTTAGCACCAGCATCCGAAGTCGAGGCAGACTCAGATGTTTCCTCCCGTTCTTTGGTCTGTGCTTCAGATTCTTCTGGTGACTCCTCATCGGTGGATGTATCAGAGAATGGATCGCTGCCAGCTCCTGATTTCATTCCGTTTGTCATTGGTCTCCTACCTCCTCGATATGTGCTGCAAGGTCTCGTAGTTTATCCAGGGTTTCGGCTTCGTAGTCACGTTTGTGGGATCGATGATGGCCAAAGTAGTAGAATGCAGTACAACGTTGGTCCCACGACCCCTCGAATAGTGCAGACCGATCCCGGATAGTGACGGGGGCATCGTAACCCAGTTGCTGAATCTCTTCGAGGTACTGCTCCTGATCTGATGTGCTGCCGATCCCATTCGGTACGATTGCAAGTACTCCCAGATCGAGATCTAGGTTGGCTTCGAGATTTGTTAAAATATCTTCGATCCCTGCGATGGACTGCATCCCTTTGCCAGTCGGCTTCACTGGTAGGAGTAGTGATCGGGTTGCAGAGACAGCGTTGTACAGATGAGGACCGGGCGATGCTGGTGGATCGATGATAATCGTATCATACTCGCGTCGGATGTCAGCATCAATTAAAACTTGTCGCAGTCGGTCGTTTGGGCTAAATTCTTCACCGAGGTCTTCAGCCAGATTTTGAGCTTTCATTAATAACTGTGGCAGGTTTTCCAGCATACCATGGGATGGGACAACGTCAAATCCATATGGGGTCTCTTGGATCAGTTCACTGAACTCACCCTTTGGCTCATCAATTAAATGTCGAGCAATATTATCAGCTACATCATCGTCACGAGATGTTGGGATATCAAGCAGGTACGACAGCGATCCCTGCTGAGGATCTAAATCCAAGACGAGCACGTCTCGTCCTTGTTGGCTGTGAGCGTCAGCGAGGTTTGCTGTCAGGGTAGTCTTACCGACCCCCCCTGACTCAGAGTACGTTGTATAGGCGAGCATACACAATCATAAGAGCCAGTCACTTATAAAACTAAATAGACTAATTAGTTAGTCTGTGTAGTTATACTAACTAGTTATACTGCTTTGGATAACTAACGAGACAGACTATCTGAACGGGCTATTGAGATAGACAACTGACCACGAAAGCCGGGACATCAACGGTGATAGAAACAGGTCTTGACCCCTCAAGGCTTCATGATTATCGTACCAGTCAAGATAATGTCTTTTTTGCCTTCTCCGTCCCCGAGTTTTTGCTATACCGTTTAAAAATCCAATTACTCGGGATTGTATCTCCGGCGGGTGATTATTGATAAAGCATTTAAAATACCAATTTATAAATCGTCAATCACTTTTGAATCCGGGCAATTTTCTCCAGCGGTAAAACCAACTCCGGAACGGGGTTTAACGTCTGAAATCTACAGTATAGCCGATCAAAAATAGACCAGTAATACTAGTATACTGTACCCCATTTAGGGGATGTATGGGTGGGGGTGCGAAAAGGGATCTACCAATCCATTGATGTTACTAGATTGCGGTCGATTCCAGGGCCATCCCGGCCGAGAGTATTTCGCCACAGAGCTGCAGTAGTTGTCCAGTCTGCAACGTCCCAGCTCAATTGCTCATCTTTGTATGCTTCTTCAATTCGTTTCCGACCGTCTTCAATTCCAAATTCGGAATCGAATGGTCCTCGCGGTAATTGAGCAAGTCCCTTTCTATGCCAATGGTTAAATACCTTATAAGCTGTTTTCCGTGAATCGAATACAACATGCGGAATCATGTCCCGTGCACGGAGATCACTGAGCTTTTCGTAGGTTCGTCGATGAAGCGCCCAGTTATTGTGACCGGTCATCACTTCTCCAGCGTACAGCTGACCGCTCGCATCTCGACTGAGTAGATCTACATTGTACCCGTTGACATCGAGGTTATAATATGTCCCAATCTCTTTGGCGTTCCACTTCTCACGAAGTGCTGCCAGACCCACAGTAACTCGGTGAACAAGCCCCTCATTTGGGTCTCCACGCAGCGATGGGAGATCAGTGTGTGCGTTGATTAAGGTACGTCCGCGCTGGGTCGGGGCGTACCAAACCTTCTTTCGCAGAATTCGCTTTGGCTTCAGGTATATGGATTGCTCTTGCTCGAACCAATCATAGCAATTAAACGCCTCGGCAAGCCTCGGGTCCGCATCAGGATCAACAACCAGACGTTGTAATTCCTCTTGATTGAGGTCGTCAAAAATCTCTCCCCAGCCAGGACACTTATCCAATAACAGATGGTGGCCACGAACGGTTTCTCCATTCCACAAATGCGCTAACCGAGTGAGTGCTTCTCGACGATCGTCTGTCAGACTCAGCGGTAATTCAGCGTCATTCGTTGCATCAATCTCTACAGTATCGTTGTCTTCTGTTTTATTTGGCTGGACCCACACTGGCAGTTCATCAACATCAACCTCTTGCCGTACTGGGTTGTAGCCGTACCGCGCTTCTAGATATTCTTCTGTTACCCACGCGACGTGAGGAGCAGGAAACGGATTTTGAATAACATACAATTCATCAACATCTGCAGGGTATCCTGGATCCAAATCCTCCAGTGGCCATACTTCAGGATCCGGGTCGTGATTATTCGGATCAAAATCGCCAAACTCTGCAGGTTGACTCTTTGGCTCGTGAACGGTGCCACCCTCCTGCTTCGGGAAGATGATACGGATATCTCTATCGGGATATTGGAGCCGAGTTGTTTGTTCGCGCCAGTTATCCCACTCACAGAGAGGATCTGGTTTGAACGGAGGTCCAATCGACATAGAGAGAATAACCTGTCCTGATTTAAAAGGGTCTGCCCTGTCTTCATGACGGTATTCAAATAAGGATGGAACGGTGAGAGGGGACGTTTCAAAGTGATGCATGCCCGAAAACGCACGCCTTGATGATGGTATTGAACAGAACCAGCTTATCTGAACACGACGGTAGCGTGCTCAGCAAGAATAAAAAAAGAGGCTCTGTTGAAACCCTTCAAATTTGACATTGGGTGCAGCTACCTTTCTACGGAGTTTCGCAGATCAGACACGAAACTAGCTTCTCAGTGAATCACAAGACGGCAGGAGGGTTTCCACAGCACCAATGGATAGGATTTCAACAGGCCCGAATAACTTCGAGAGAGACCGAAAAATAGTCTTGCCTGACTCGTGCACAATAGAGTGCGTCCGCAAGTAGCAGTAACACCGTGATTTCGATACCACAGTCGCTGAGGCGTGGTGATCAGCGAACGATGATTACGGGAATCGGTGCACGTTTTGACACAGTCTCGGCTACGTTTCCGACGAGAAACCGGCGTGACACGCGGCTTCGATCCGCGCCGTGCGCACCGAGTATGATCGTATCATAGTCTTCGCTACGATCAATGATATTTCGGGCAGGGTGGCCGATGCCCACGAGTGTGCTGATCTTTCGATTACGCTCGGTTGCTATCTCGTGGGCACATTCAAAGACAGCCTCGGCACGTTCGGCGGCGGCTTCCTCAATATCGTCCGCAAGAGCAAGCCCCGTTGCTTCACCCATCATCCATGATGGTCCTCCGACGACATTCAACACGGTGATTTCCGCCTCTGGAAACTCATCGAAAGCGTAGCGGAGTGCTTTCTCTGCCATCTCAGAGTCGTCCATCGGGACGAGTACGTCTGAAACCATACGGCAGCTACGTGGGACGTATGAATAAACCCACGATCTTTAGACGATGGGTAAGGCCGTAAAGAATGCATATGCGAGACCAGTAGAGACAGACGGGCCGATAATCCACATTGAAATGTACTTTGCAATCGCTCGCGGGTTGAACAGAGCACCGGCGTCCTGTACCTCATTTGGTTCTTCTTCACCGATCTTTGTCACATCTGAACGAGGCTCTTCTTTCAACGCACCCATTGCAATATCCGCATCAGTATCACCTCGCACGGCGTCGCGGGCTGTGAGCGGACGAGTCGCCCGCCCCCAACCGAGTCCGACAATCGTCATTACCATTGCCATCACGAGACTGATTGGGATGCCAGCCCACGAGAGCGCGGTCGTGATTGTCGCGGCAGTAGTCATCACAATCAACGCTGCGAGCAACGGGATCTCACTGAGTTCACCGCCGACGGACTCCATTGTTCGCCGAGCGATCGTGAACCCACCGACTCCGATTGCGATGGTTGCGATAATAATCGCATTCGTATCACCCAGTGCGCCGCTACTAACCAGCGGTGCGACCGCATTCGGAACGTTGCTCGCCCCGGCACTGAAAGCCATGTAACAACCGATGACGAGAACAACAACCGTTCCAGCGAGTTCTCCAGTTGTCGTGTTTGGCCCGAACGATAGTTTTGGGACAGTTTTGGATCGATCGAGAACGAGCAACGGCCCCTCAGAGGAGGTGATCTCGACCCGTTTATTGAGTTCGGGATACAGATAACGACCGATAACTGCTCCAATCCAGAAGGCGATAACTGGCGTTACCAACCACCACGAGACGATCCAACCGATCACCGCGAAATCAAGTGTTTCAGTCGCAAGGCCCAGTCCTGCGATCGCCCCAACAGTCGTCATGGAGGTTGGAACAGGAACGCCGAAGATGTTTGCGATGAGGATGCCGAACCCAATGAAAAACAGGACTGCGACGCCCGCAGCCAGTGGAATCCCACCTTCCATCGTAATAATATCTCCACTCAGTGTATCCATAACATTCCGACCGACTGTCCAGCCACCAAAGAAGACAAAAAACGTCATCAAGGCCGCTGCGGTGGTCTTTCTCAACAACCCTGCACCGACAGCAGGCCCCCATGCGATACCTGTCGAGGACCCACCGATATTGAATCCGACAAAAACGGCTGCGACGAGTCCGACCAAGAGAATGGTAGAAATCACATAATATAATAGGTGATGGGTTTTTAAGTATGTTCTGCAACTAATTCATAAGTTATACAAATAGTATAAGAGAACTTTTTTGTATTATATTTGGTTGGCAGTTAGCCCTTCAGACTCTCCCACTACGGAAACTGGCCCTGCCAAACTACTCATCAAGAACCGATTTGGAGATCAAAGCGGTAGGTATGAGTCTCCAGCGACCGGCTATTTCATTCGATTTGTGTCCGAATAAGAGGATTTCAACAGAGCCGGTAGAATATAATGCCGCGTTAGGCCGGACTGGAGTCGAAGACTGGTTCTGGGTCTGTGGGCCGAGTAGCGTCACAGACGCGGATACGACCGTCCCTCCGGATGAACACGTTCCAGGTATCAACATTGAAACTGAGGAGAGCTTCAGTTTCTTCGGCTCCGTCGTGTCGGTCGAACAGCGCGTCAAGCGCATCGGCATCAATAAATTCGTATAGTGGTGGGAGCTCTATCGGATCGGTTTCGGCTGCCTCCGCCACTGCCTCGACGATAACTTCCGCAGGGGACCGGTCATTGTCGGATCGGTAATTGGCATCGACAACTGGTGTACACTCTCGGTAAACGGTCAGA harbors:
- a CDS encoding site-specific integrase; protein product: MSSRGRSEDQILVDEQFKPLNSRQQDIYSAVLSRFKQYLETEGKNPKKGLGYSKVNERISRFHRVMKWVWNNETITTEFTTEDADIVNEALAEDSFRRMDGGRYAEGSKRKINDVIVNWFEFQGIDWDPETRFHDEPATENADPFRKSELQQLWQTSLTYKSVPSYNNLSPEDRDRWKAHIAQELGKPKVEVTPSDWDTLNKDWKVPSLVRTTRGAGWRPDLIGRMSVEWYDPEAQRIYIPEGEAPKNDDSWEQELSQEGAHALDNWLDQRANQEMYDGRDEIWLTREGNPYTSASLNDLLDNLVDEAGIDEGNRKIVWYSFRHSIGTYVYDKYKDRRVVAETLRQNSTAAADRYIHPLPELKQEVADLM
- a CDS encoding PD-(D/E)XK nuclease family protein; translated protein: MAVDELRRVLAEFDALYSNIEQVSAPPKTTLEILEKHYDEDHWNRLLRYFLDSKEPHGFDEAVLLQFLELVEERCDGFHFDRYAVDEVDVQREVVTPNDNRADIIITYEQEWFIWIEMKVRSREGTNQTNRYVEDDYIGETLKSTFDEANRFYVYLAPDRSTADADAFVNLDWTTLIAAFQPLTQTGVREQPLQSYAQFTDFLNTVRSETSMTQHEANQQEKVELAIEYHDSISDVREAFESVVESHQENWPQRFEPYAPAGWDDNWHYHTGGKKLSFYKQTWPIADVEPGEDVSSSHSLRPYFQHVISLDQIASNQLKFKTQLTGANEDLRTKFQDYLYSDGVRTRLEEMAADIEQRKGTTIRLPERDDRKYTRFTITTYPFDWEGGEGYYRTLAQALTDHQEVGEIFNEALQEIAYERT
- a CDS encoding ParA family protein; protein product: MLAYTTYSESGGVGKTTLTANLADAHSQQGRDVLVLDLDPQQGSLSYLLDIPTSRDDDVADNIARHLIDEPKGEFSELIQETPYGFDVVPSHGMLENLPQLLMKAQNLAEDLGEEFSPNDRLRQVLIDADIRREYDTIIIDPPASPGPHLYNAVSATRSLLLPVKPTGKGMQSIAGIEDILTNLEANLDLDLGVLAIVPNGIGSTSDQEQYLEEIQQLGYDAPVTIRDRSALFEGSWDQRCTAFYYFGHHRSHKRDYEAETLDKLRDLAAHIEEVGDQ
- a CDS encoding universal stress protein; its protein translation is MVSDVLVPMDDSEMAEKALRYAFDEFPEAEITVLNVVGGPSWMMGEATGLALADDIEEAAAERAEAVFECAHEIATERNRKISTLVGIGHPARNIIDRSEDYDTIILGAHGADRSRVSRRFLVGNVAETVSKRAPIPVIIVR
- a CDS encoding inorganic phosphate transporter; this encodes MISTILLVGLVAAVFVGFNIGGSSTGIAWGPAVGAGLLRKTTAAALMTFFVFFGGWTVGRNVMDTLSGDIITMEGGIPLAAGVAVLFFIGFGILIANIFGVPVPTSMTTVGAIAGLGLATETLDFAVIGWIVSWWLVTPVIAFWIGAVIGRYLYPELNKRVEITSSEGPLLVLDRSKTVPKLSFGPNTTTGELAGTVVVLVIGCYMAFSAGASNVPNAVAPLVSSGALGDTNAIIIATIAIGVGGFTIARRTMESVGGELSEIPLLAALIVMTTAATITTALSWAGIPISLVMAMVMTIVGLGWGRATRPLTARDAVRGDTDADIAMGALKEEPRSDVTKIGEEEPNEVQDAGALFNPRAIAKYISMWIIGPSVSTGLAYAFFTALPIV
- a CDS encoding HalOD1 output domain-containing protein — encoded protein: MGTGGLTVYRECTPVVDANYRSDNDRSPAEVIVEAVAEAAETDPIELPPLYEFIDADALDALFDRHDGAEETEALLSFNVDTWNVFIRRDGRIRVCDATRPTDPEPVFDSSPA